One genomic segment of Micromonospora sp. WMMC415 includes these proteins:
- a CDS encoding aspartate-semialdehyde dehydrogenase, whose product MRIGIVGATGQVGGVMRQVLAERKFPAEQVRLFASARSAGRTLPWRGEEVTVEDAATADYSGLDIVVFSAGKGTARELAPRVAATGAVVIDNSSAFRMDPEVPLVVAEVNPHAAAARPKGIIANPNCTTMAAMPVLRPLHAEAELVGLVVSTYQAVSGAGLSGVAELDEQVRKVAEQASGLAFDGAAVEFPAPRSFARPIAFNVLPLAGSIVDDGSDETDEEQKLRNESRKILEIPGLKVSGTCVRVPVFTGHSLQINARFARPITAQRARDLLDGAPGVALSDVPTPLQAAGQDPTYVGRIRADETVEHGLALFCSNDNLRKGAALNAVQLAELVAAERR is encoded by the coding sequence ATGAGGATCGGCATTGTGGGGGCCACCGGCCAGGTCGGTGGCGTGATGCGGCAGGTGCTGGCGGAGCGGAAGTTCCCGGCGGAGCAGGTGCGGCTGTTCGCCTCGGCGCGGTCGGCGGGGCGCACCCTGCCCTGGCGGGGCGAGGAGGTGACCGTGGAGGACGCGGCCACCGCCGACTACTCCGGGCTGGACATCGTCGTCTTCTCGGCCGGCAAGGGCACCGCCAGGGAACTCGCCCCCCGGGTCGCCGCGACCGGCGCGGTCGTCATCGACAACTCGTCCGCGTTCCGGATGGACCCGGAGGTGCCGCTGGTCGTCGCCGAGGTCAACCCGCACGCCGCGGCGGCCCGCCCGAAGGGCATCATCGCCAACCCGAACTGCACCACGATGGCCGCCATGCCGGTGCTGCGTCCGCTGCACGCCGAGGCGGAGCTCGTCGGGCTCGTCGTGTCGACGTACCAGGCCGTCTCCGGCGCCGGCCTGTCCGGTGTCGCCGAGCTGGACGAGCAGGTCCGCAAGGTCGCCGAGCAGGCCAGCGGCCTCGCCTTCGACGGTGCCGCCGTGGAGTTCCCGGCGCCGCGCTCGTTCGCCCGGCCCATCGCGTTCAACGTGCTCCCGCTCGCCGGCTCGATCGTCGACGACGGCTCCGACGAGACCGACGAGGAGCAGAAGCTGCGCAACGAAAGCCGCAAGATCCTCGAGATCCCCGGGCTGAAGGTCTCCGGCACCTGCGTCCGGGTGCCCGTCTTCACCGGTCACTCGCTCCAGATCAACGCCCGGTTCGCCCGCCCGATCACTGCGCAGCGCGCCCGCGACCTGCTCGACGGCGCGCCCGGCGTGGCACTCTCCGACGTGCCCACGCCGCTCCAGGCCGCCGGCCAGGACCCGACGTACGTGGGGCGGATCCGGGCCGACGAGACCGTGGAGCACGGGCTCGCCCTGTTCTGCTCCAACGACAACCTGCGCAAGGGAGCGGCGCTCAACGCGGTGCAGCTCGCCGAACTGGTCGCCGCCGAACGCCGGTAG
- a CDS encoding 3-deoxy-7-phosphoheptulonate synthase yields the protein MPTVTTPETDRVSDQRIDRVVPLTTPALLHHHLPLDDELASAVLTGRRAVGRVLDRADDRLLVVVGPCSVHDPAAALEYAHRLREVAERLADDLLVVMRVYFEKPRSTVGWKGLINDPGLDGSGDVNTGLRKARALLLDVLRLGLPVGCEFLDPITPQYIADTVAWGAIGARTVESQVHRQLASGLSMPIGMKNRPDGSISTAVDAIRAAGVPHVFPGIDVSGTPAIMHTRGNADGHLVLRGGGGRPNYDAGSVAGALELLRAAGLPERLVIDASHANSGKDHRNQPLVAADVAAQLAGGQRGIVGVMLESFLLSGRQDLDPTRELTYGQSITDACIGWDTTSEVLRDLAVAVRSRRRTTAPTAA from the coding sequence ATGCCCACCGTGACGACCCCGGAGACGGACCGGGTCAGCGATCAGCGGATCGACCGCGTGGTGCCGCTGACCACCCCGGCACTGTTGCACCACCACCTGCCCCTGGACGACGAGCTCGCCTCGGCCGTGCTCACCGGCCGACGCGCGGTCGGCCGGGTGCTGGACCGCGCCGACGACCGCCTGCTGGTGGTGGTCGGCCCGTGCTCGGTGCACGACCCGGCCGCCGCCCTCGAGTACGCTCACCGGCTCCGCGAGGTCGCCGAGCGGCTCGCCGACGACCTGCTCGTGGTGATGCGGGTGTACTTCGAGAAGCCGCGGTCGACGGTGGGCTGGAAGGGCCTCATCAACGACCCGGGGCTGGACGGTTCCGGCGACGTGAACACCGGCCTGCGGAAGGCCCGCGCGCTGCTGCTCGACGTGCTGCGGCTGGGGCTCCCGGTGGGCTGCGAGTTCCTCGACCCGATCACCCCGCAGTACATCGCCGACACGGTGGCGTGGGGTGCGATCGGCGCGCGTACGGTCGAGAGCCAGGTGCACCGGCAGCTCGCCTCCGGCCTGTCCATGCCGATCGGCATGAAGAACCGCCCGGACGGCAGCATCTCCACGGCGGTCGACGCCATCCGGGCGGCCGGCGTGCCGCACGTGTTCCCCGGCATCGACGTCTCGGGCACCCCGGCGATCATGCACACCCGGGGCAACGCGGACGGTCACCTGGTGCTGCGCGGCGGCGGCGGCCGGCCGAACTACGACGCCGGGTCGGTGGCGGGCGCGCTGGAGCTGCTGCGCGCTGCCGGGCTGCCCGAGCGCCTGGTCATCGACGCCAGCCACGCCAACAGCGGCAAGGACCACCGCAACCAGCCGCTGGTCGCCGCCGACGTGGCCGCCCAGCTCGCGGGCGGGCAGCGCGGCATCGTCGGCGTGATGCTGGAGAGCTTCCTGCTTTCGGGCCGCCAGGACCTGGACCCGACCCGCGAGCTGACCTACGGCCAGTCGATCACCGACGCCTGCATCGGCTGGGACACCACGTCGGAGGTCCTGCGGGACCTGGCGGTGGCGGTCCGTTCCCGCCGCCGCACCACCGCCCCAACCGCGGCCTGA
- a CDS encoding VOC family protein — protein MTTFRGVSPYLYYTDAAAALDWLARVFGFVEQVRYLDPDGVVREAEMTVGDVPIHLCGLDPDHWQRQGLPGPTGQLTIVYVDDVDVHHAHAVAAGAVADPPETKDYSARTYLVRDPGGNSWCFWQPLDRPVRLRDGWSETRPKPVTARGDR, from the coding sequence ATGACCACGTTCCGAGGCGTCTCGCCGTACCTCTACTACACCGATGCCGCCGCCGCGCTCGACTGGCTGGCGCGGGTCTTCGGCTTTGTCGAGCAGGTCCGTTACCTCGACCCGGACGGTGTCGTCCGTGAGGCGGAGATGACCGTCGGTGACGTGCCGATCCACCTCTGCGGGCTCGACCCCGACCACTGGCAGCGGCAGGGCCTGCCGGGCCCCACCGGCCAGCTGACGATCGTGTACGTCGACGACGTCGACGTACACCACGCCCACGCCGTCGCCGCCGGGGCCGTCGCCGACCCACCCGAGACGAAGGACTACTCCGCGCGGACCTACCTGGTCCGCGACCCGGGCGGCAACAGCTGGTGCTTCTGGCAGCCGCTCGACCGCCCGGTACGGCTACGCGACGGCTGGAGCGAGACGCGCCCCAAGCCCGTCACCGCCCGGGGCGACCGGTGA
- a CDS encoding pitrilysin family protein: MTLITTRPGAGAARPYRFPQVVRRTVAGGQVVAAHLPGQTLAVALLLLDAGAGREPGGKEGLGGVLAKALEEGTAQRDATAYALAIEALGTELVTGLDWDSFQVSVQVPVDRLPAAVELLAEAVRTPRLDPDDVRRVRDDEATALRMDWANPGPRADAALRADLFGAGNRWGRPLYGDPDSVAALDVEDVRVFHSEWFIRPGTLVVAGDLDRLDLDVLGAAAFAGTGGGPVDRGGPIPVTRRDGRRIVLVDRPGSVQSTLRLGHPSPHRAHPDHVPTTLAGTVLGGAFTSRLNHLIREVRGYTYGIRGDFAASRRFGRFAVASGVQTAVTAPALVEAVGEITRTQETGVTEEELAVARSWRAGQLSVELQTPRAIAGALATLVVHDLPDDYHARLREELLAADVDRVSAAAATHLHPGSLTLVIEGDAALIRDDLMATGLGEIVTTAP; encoded by the coding sequence ATGACGCTGATCACCACCCGTCCCGGCGCGGGAGCCGCCCGCCCGTACCGGTTCCCGCAGGTGGTCCGGCGCACCGTGGCCGGTGGGCAGGTGGTCGCCGCGCACCTGCCGGGGCAGACCCTCGCCGTCGCGCTGCTGCTGCTCGACGCCGGCGCCGGGCGCGAACCGGGCGGCAAGGAGGGGCTCGGCGGGGTGCTCGCCAAGGCCCTGGAGGAGGGGACGGCCCAGCGCGACGCGACCGCGTACGCCCTGGCCATCGAGGCGCTGGGCACCGAGCTGGTGACCGGGCTGGACTGGGACTCGTTCCAGGTGAGCGTGCAGGTGCCGGTCGACCGGCTGCCCGCCGCGGTGGAGCTGCTCGCCGAGGCGGTGCGGACCCCCCGGCTGGACCCGGACGACGTCCGGCGGGTCCGCGACGACGAGGCCACCGCGCTGCGCATGGACTGGGCGAACCCGGGCCCGCGGGCGGACGCGGCGCTGCGGGCCGACCTGTTCGGTGCCGGGAACCGTTGGGGTCGCCCCCTCTACGGTGACCCGGACTCGGTCGCGGCGCTGGACGTCGAGGACGTACGGGTCTTCCACTCCGAGTGGTTCATCCGGCCGGGCACCCTGGTCGTCGCCGGCGACCTGGACCGGCTCGACCTGGACGTCCTCGGAGCGGCCGCCTTCGCCGGCACCGGCGGCGGGCCGGTGGACCGGGGCGGACCGATCCCGGTGACCCGGCGCGACGGGCGCCGGATCGTGCTCGTCGACCGGCCGGGCTCGGTGCAGTCAACGCTGCGGCTCGGCCACCCGTCACCGCACCGCGCCCACCCCGACCACGTGCCGACGACCCTCGCCGGCACCGTGCTCGGCGGCGCGTTCACCTCCCGGCTGAACCACCTGATCCGCGAGGTGCGCGGCTACACGTACGGCATCCGGGGGGACTTCGCCGCGTCCCGCCGGTTCGGGCGGTTCGCGGTCGCCTCCGGGGTGCAGACGGCGGTGACCGCACCCGCCCTCGTCGAGGCGGTCGGTGAGATCACCCGTACCCAGGAGACCGGGGTGACCGAGGAGGAGCTCGCGGTCGCGCGGTCCTGGCGGGCCGGGCAGCTCTCGGTCGAGTTGCAGACCCCGCGCGCGATCGCCGGGGCGCTGGCCACCCTGGTCGTCCACGACCTGCCCGACGACTACCACGCCCGCCTGCGCGAGGAGCTGCTGGCCGCCGACGTCGACCGGGTCTCCGCCGCCGCCGCCACCCACCTCCACCCCGGGTCGCTGACGCTGGTGATCGAGGGTGACGCGGCCCTCATCCGCGACGACCTCATGGCTACCGGTCTGGGGGAGATCGTCACGACAGCCCCGTGA
- a CDS encoding AraC family transcriptional regulator — translation MPRELVPPGGALAPYLAGLGWWATDLPAGRERRLPTGGMQLVVNLAADEVRWYDADGREHRRGGAVVCAATPGPVTIDTADQRMVICVPFRAGGAYSVLGVPATALDEPVVELAALWGRTAVTLRERLLAAGGPSAAVWELRRTLTRRLGRGPGHDPAVPAAAAALDRGMAVADVADRLGLTAAGLRRRFAVGTGLTPKRYARIRRLQRLLRHLPDAPVDWSAVAVGGGWYDQAHLIHDFREFTGGTPGAYQPRSATEPNHLPVVR, via the coding sequence GTGCCGCGGGAACTGGTGCCGCCCGGCGGGGCGCTCGCCCCGTACCTCGCCGGGCTCGGCTGGTGGGCGACCGACCTGCCGGCGGGTCGGGAGCGGCGGCTGCCCACCGGCGGGATGCAACTGGTGGTCAACCTCGCCGCCGACGAGGTCCGCTGGTACGACGCCGACGGCCGGGAACACCGGCGCGGCGGCGCCGTCGTCTGCGCGGCCACTCCCGGTCCGGTCACCATCGACACCGCCGACCAACGGATGGTGATCTGCGTGCCGTTCCGGGCCGGCGGCGCGTATTCCGTGCTCGGCGTGCCCGCGACGGCGCTCGACGAACCGGTCGTGGAGCTGGCGGCGCTCTGGGGCCGCACGGCCGTGACCCTGCGCGAACGGCTGCTGGCTGCCGGCGGGCCGAGCGCGGCCGTGTGGGAGCTGCGCCGGACGCTGACCCGGCGGCTGGGCCGCGGGCCGGGCCACGATCCGGCGGTGCCCGCCGCGGCGGCCGCCCTCGATCGTGGGATGGCGGTGGCCGACGTGGCGGACCGGCTCGGCCTGACGGCGGCCGGCCTGCGCCGCCGCTTCGCCGTCGGGACCGGGCTCACGCCGAAGCGGTACGCCCGGATCCGGCGGCTGCAACGGCTGCTGCGTCACCTGCCGGACGCACCGGTGGACTGGTCCGCGGTGGCCGTCGGGGGCGGGTGGTACGACCAGGCGCACCTGATCCACGACTTCCGCGAGTTCACCGGTGGCACCCCGGGCGCCTACCAGCCCCGGTCAGCGACGGAACCGAACCATCTCCCGGTGGTGAGGTGA
- a CDS encoding DUF6158 family protein, with product MTGSVRQDEFPSPEQRMPEWDGDHVHDMASGDVDTDGELVGIDPAELGDDDLIREMHSLHRTRLDTLRHATDSALANHLRRTAELETEYLARHPGREVDPSRLRDA from the coding sequence ATGACCGGATCCGTACGACAGGACGAATTTCCGAGCCCGGAGCAGCGGATGCCCGAGTGGGACGGGGACCATGTGCACGACATGGCCAGCGGCGACGTGGACACCGACGGTGAGCTGGTCGGCATCGACCCCGCTGAGCTCGGCGACGACGACCTGATCCGCGAGATGCACAGCCTGCACCGCACCCGGCTCGACACCCTGCGCCACGCCACCGACTCGGCGCTCGCGAACCACCTGCGGCGCACGGCCGAGCTGGAGACCGAGTACCTGGCCCGGCACCCGGGGCGGGAAGTCGACCCGAGCCGGCTGAGGGACGCCTGA
- a CDS encoding phosphodiesterase — MSPAAALDRAALVVDGLTTALTRLRRARLLHPRGRSFTGEVTVWGLPGPPTGVPLLDRPGRYPAVVRLSKGVPTPDGWPDVLGLGVRVRHGADRPFDLLVSSAGAAPVLRHVPLPRRRVAGTYTTVMPYRAGRRRLFLAALADPESVDLGRDLAEVTAAARSDAPRLVLAVASAVGPWRPFGQVSIGTQVGAREDAALAFDPIGNLPPGLRAVGPLAWLRQVTYRASQRTRGAAPTSGRVSPGARSG; from the coding sequence ATGTCGCCTGCCGCCGCCCTGGACCGGGCCGCCCTCGTCGTGGACGGGCTCACCACCGCTCTGACCCGGCTGCGCCGGGCGCGGTTGCTGCATCCGCGGGGCCGCTCGTTCACCGGCGAGGTGACGGTCTGGGGGTTGCCGGGGCCGCCGACCGGGGTGCCGCTGTTGGACCGGCCCGGTCGGTACCCGGCGGTGGTGCGGCTCTCCAAGGGGGTGCCGACCCCGGACGGCTGGCCGGACGTGCTGGGGCTGGGGGTCCGCGTGCGGCACGGCGCCGACCGACCCTTCGACCTGCTGGTCAGCTCGGCCGGGGCGGCGCCGGTGCTGCGTCACGTCCCACTGCCCCGACGCCGGGTCGCCGGGACCTACACGACGGTCATGCCCTACCGGGCGGGGCGGCGGCGGCTGTTCCTGGCGGCGCTGGCCGATCCGGAGTCGGTGGACCTCGGTCGTGACCTGGCCGAGGTGACCGCCGCGGCCCGCTCGGACGCGCCCCGCCTGGTGCTCGCGGTGGCGTCGGCGGTCGGGCCGTGGCGGCCGTTCGGCCAGGTGAGCATCGGCACCCAGGTCGGTGCCCGGGAGGACGCCGCCCTCGCGTTCGATCCGATCGGGAACCTGCCGCCCGGGCTCCGGGCGGTCGGGCCGCTCGCCTGGCTGCGCCAGGTCACCTACCGCGCGTCCCAGCGGACGCGGGGGGCGGCGCCGACATCGGGGCGGGTCAGTCCGGGGGCTCGCTCGGGGTGA
- a CDS encoding pitrilysin family protein, with amino-acid sequence MPDSGYPWPIETTRLDNGLRVVVSEDRTAPAVAVNLWYDVGSRHEPEGQTGFAHLFEHLMFEGSVNVAKTEHMKLVQGCGGSLNATTNPDRTNYFETVPAEHLELALWLEADRMGGLIPALTQETLDNQRDVVKNERRQRYENVPYGDAWLRLLPLLYPPGHPYHHATIGSMADLNAADLATFQAFHATYYAPNNAVLTVVGDASAAEVYALAEKYFGAIPPRPEIPSAPDGRHVPAPGVPAVESVVTDVPAPRVYVAHRTHPFGSPGYDVVTVLATVLGSGRGSRLYQRLAEGERIAQPDLVGAYGVDLAHAPAPLIATATARPGVTAERLTAGLAEVVDELASVPVTAAELDRAKALLSTAWWRQMSSVEGRADVLGRYATQFGDPRKAAERLPAWLAVTAEQIAEVAADVLAGPDRVTLTYVSEETS; translated from the coding sequence ATGCCCGACAGCGGTTACCCCTGGCCCATCGAGACGACCCGACTGGACAACGGCCTCCGCGTGGTGGTGAGCGAGGACCGCACCGCCCCCGCCGTGGCCGTGAACCTCTGGTACGACGTCGGCTCCCGCCACGAGCCGGAGGGGCAGACCGGCTTCGCCCACCTCTTCGAGCACCTGATGTTCGAGGGCTCGGTCAACGTCGCCAAGACCGAGCACATGAAGCTGGTGCAGGGCTGCGGCGGGTCGCTCAACGCCACCACCAACCCGGACCGCACCAACTACTTCGAGACCGTCCCCGCCGAGCACCTGGAGCTGGCGCTCTGGCTGGAGGCCGACCGGATGGGCGGGCTGATCCCGGCGCTCACCCAGGAGACGCTGGACAACCAGCGGGACGTGGTGAAGAACGAGCGGCGGCAGCGCTACGAGAACGTCCCGTACGGCGACGCGTGGCTGCGACTCCTGCCGCTGCTGTACCCGCCCGGGCACCCGTACCACCACGCGACGATCGGCTCGATGGCCGACCTGAACGCCGCCGACCTCGCCACGTTCCAGGCGTTCCACGCGACCTACTACGCCCCGAACAACGCGGTGCTCACCGTGGTCGGCGACGCCTCCGCCGCCGAGGTGTACGCCCTCGCCGAGAAGTACTTCGGCGCGATCCCGCCCCGGCCGGAGATCCCGTCCGCGCCGGACGGCCGGCACGTCCCGGCCCCCGGCGTGCCGGCGGTGGAGAGCGTCGTCACCGACGTGCCCGCGCCCCGCGTGTACGTCGCGCACCGCACCCACCCCTTCGGCAGCCCCGGGTACGACGTCGTGACCGTGCTCGCCACCGTCCTCGGCAGCGGCCGGGGCAGCCGCCTCTACCAGCGGCTCGCCGAGGGTGAGCGGATCGCGCAGCCGGACCTGGTCGGGGCGTACGGGGTGGACCTGGCCCACGCCCCGGCACCGCTGATCGCCACCGCCACCGCCCGGCCCGGCGTGACCGCCGAGCGGTTGACCGCCGGGCTCGCCGAGGTGGTCGACGAGCTGGCCTCCGTGCCGGTCACCGCCGCCGAGCTGGACCGCGCCAAGGCGCTGCTCAGCACGGCCTGGTGGCGGCAGATGTCCAGCGTGGAGGGCCGGGCGGACGTGCTCGGTCGGTACGCCACCCAGTTCGGCGACCCGAGGAAGGCCGCGGAGCGGCTGCCGGCCTGGCTGGCGGTGACCGCCGAGCAGATCGCGGAGGTGGCCGCCGACGTGCTCGCCGGTCCCGACCGGGTGACCCTGACCTACGTGTCCGAGGAGACCTCATGA
- a CDS encoding PPOX class F420-dependent oxidoreductase — protein sequence MGGDSTREGAVSDDRSQAALTDLVAAGRLGVLATLKRDGRPQLSNVVYAYDRAAGVVRVSVTDGRAKTANLRRDPRASFHVSSEDGWAYAVVEARAELTPVAERPDDPTVGELVALYRAIGGEHPDWDDYRRAMVAERRLVLRLHVERVYGVPPRG from the coding sequence ATGGGTGGTGACTCGACGAGGGAGGGTGCCGTGTCCGACGACCGGAGCCAGGCGGCACTGACCGATCTCGTCGCCGCCGGCCGGCTGGGCGTGCTGGCGACACTCAAGCGGGACGGGCGGCCCCAACTGTCCAACGTGGTCTACGCGTACGACCGCGCGGCCGGCGTCGTCCGGGTGTCGGTCACCGACGGCCGGGCCAAGACGGCCAACCTGCGCCGGGACCCCCGCGCCAGCTTCCACGTCAGCAGCGAGGACGGCTGGGCGTACGCGGTGGTCGAGGCGCGCGCCGAGCTGACCCCGGTGGCGGAGCGCCCGGACGACCCGACGGTCGGGGAACTGGTCGCGCTCTACCGGGCGATCGGCGGCGAACACCCCGACTGGGACGACTACCGCCGGGCGATGGTGGCGGAGCGGCGGCTGGTGCTGCGCCTGCACGTCGAACGCGTCTACGGCGTGCCTCCGCGCGGCTGA
- a CDS encoding DUF6232 family protein gives MDPNTSTRPKQSPTGAARPRSTLLYARPGIVVTVDRFTVGRSSWPVAELTHLHTTRGPHDRVAVRAVVVTGGMVTGVGLLVGFTGGLHRLTAGAYLILGAVFLLPVLLAIVGDRWRPPAYELWGRRRGADELLFSSDDERQFGQVTRALRRAVEMNRYGGWEDPLASADPWRPVR, from the coding sequence GTGGACCCGAACACCAGCACCCGACCGAAGCAGTCACCCACCGGCGCCGCCCGGCCGCGCTCCACGCTGCTCTACGCCCGGCCCGGGATCGTCGTCACCGTCGACCGGTTCACCGTCGGCCGCAGCAGCTGGCCGGTGGCCGAACTCACCCACCTGCACACCACCCGCGGGCCGCACGACCGCGTCGCCGTCCGGGCCGTCGTCGTCACCGGCGGAATGGTCACCGGCGTCGGGCTGCTCGTGGGCTTCACCGGCGGCCTGCACCGGCTCACCGCCGGGGCCTACCTGATCCTGGGGGCGGTGTTCCTGCTGCCGGTGCTGCTGGCGATCGTGGGCGACCGCTGGCGGCCGCCCGCGTACGAGCTGTGGGGCCGGCGCCGTGGCGCCGACGAACTGCTCTTCTCCAGCGACGACGAGCGGCAGTTCGGACAGGTGACCCGCGCGCTGCGCCGGGCCGTGGAGATGAACCGGTACGGCGGCTGGGAGGACCCGCTCGCCTCCGCCGACCCGTGGCGGCCGGTGCGCTGA
- a CDS encoding alkaline phosphatase PhoX, which translates to MDRRTLLRAGVAGGAAAFSGSLWAGAAMAAPAQPGASPYGPLQPADARGIQLPAGFTSRIIARSRQAVTGTSYTWHDAPDGGACFAAGTGWIYVSNSEINPGGGASAVRFNSDGSIASAYRILSNTRQNCAGGATPWGTWLSCEEVSRGYVYETYPQGGTAAVRRAAMGQFKHEAAACDPDRQVIYLTEDESSGCFYRFRPTTWGNLSSGTLEVLVAGTATSGPVTWARVPDPDGSPTYTRNQVSGAKKFNGGEGCWYADGTCWFTTKGDNRVWAYDAVNQRIDLAYDDSLVSGTAPLTGVDNITGSRSGDLFVAEDGGNMEINIITPSEVVAPFLRITGQSSSEICGPAFSPDGTRFYFSSQRGTSGSSSGGITYEVRGPFRS; encoded by the coding sequence ATGGACCGTCGTACTCTCCTGCGCGCCGGCGTCGCCGGCGGCGCCGCCGCCTTCTCCGGCAGTCTCTGGGCCGGCGCCGCGATGGCCGCCCCGGCCCAGCCCGGCGCCAGCCCCTACGGCCCGCTCCAGCCGGCCGACGCCCGCGGCATCCAACTGCCCGCGGGCTTCACCAGCCGGATCATCGCCCGGTCCCGGCAGGCCGTCACCGGCACGTCGTACACCTGGCACGACGCACCCGACGGCGGTGCCTGCTTCGCCGCCGGCACCGGCTGGATCTACGTCTCCAACTCCGAGATCAACCCCGGGGGTGGTGCGTCGGCGGTGCGGTTCAACTCCGACGGCAGCATCGCCTCGGCGTACCGGATCCTGTCCAACACCCGGCAGAACTGCGCGGGCGGTGCGACGCCGTGGGGGACCTGGCTCTCCTGCGAGGAGGTCAGCCGCGGCTACGTGTACGAGACGTACCCGCAGGGCGGCACGGCCGCGGTGCGGCGAGCCGCGATGGGCCAGTTCAAGCACGAGGCCGCCGCCTGCGACCCGGACCGTCAGGTGATCTACCTGACCGAGGACGAGAGCAGCGGCTGCTTCTACCGGTTCCGCCCGACCACCTGGGGCAACCTCTCCAGCGGCACCCTGGAGGTGCTGGTGGCCGGCACCGCCACCAGCGGGCCGGTGACCTGGGCCCGGGTACCCGACCCGGACGGCTCACCGACGTACACGCGCAACCAGGTCTCCGGGGCGAAGAAGTTCAACGGCGGCGAGGGCTGCTGGTACGCCGACGGGACCTGCTGGTTCACCACCAAGGGCGACAACCGGGTCTGGGCGTACGACGCGGTCAACCAGCGCATCGACCTCGCGTACGACGACTCGCTCGTCTCCGGGACCGCGCCGCTGACCGGCGTGGACAACATCACCGGCTCCCGCTCCGGTGACCTCTTCGTCGCCGAGGACGGCGGCAACATGGAGATCAACATCATCACGCCCAGCGAGGTGGTGGCCCCGTTCCTGCGGATCACCGGCCAGTCCTCGTCGGAGATCTGCGGCCCGGCGTTCTCGCCCGACGGCACCCGGTTCTACTTCTCGTCGCAGCGGGGCACGTCCGGCTCGTCGTCCGGCGGCATCACGTACGAGGTGCGCGGGCCGTTCCGCTCCTGA
- a CDS encoding CBS domain-containing protein: MTTVGEFMTTRLVTMDGNDTLVAAAQEMRDSAIGDVVVTDGDNVVGIVTDRDITVRAVAENMSPASTKLNQITTKDVITVSQYDDAVAAADLMRTYAVRRLPVVDDGRLVGLVSMGDLAVEREPQSVLADISADDPNN, from the coding sequence ATGACAACGGTCGGAGAGTTCATGACGACCCGGTTGGTGACCATGGACGGCAACGACACGCTGGTCGCGGCGGCCCAGGAGATGCGGGACAGCGCGATCGGGGACGTCGTGGTGACCGACGGCGACAACGTGGTCGGCATCGTGACGGACCGCGACATCACCGTCCGGGCCGTGGCGGAGAACATGAGCCCTGCCTCGACGAAGCTGAACCAGATCACCACCAAGGACGTCATCACGGTCAGCCAGTACGACGACGCCGTGGCCGCCGCGGACCTGATGCGGACGTACGCCGTGCGCCGCCTGCCGGTGGTCGACGACGGGCGGCTGGTCGGCCTGGTGTCGATGGGCGACCTGGCGGTGGAGCGCGAACCGCAGTCCGTGCTCGCCGACATCAGCGCCGACGACCCCAACAACTGA
- a CDS encoding DUF1360 domain-containing protein produces MTDLNEKVARLRRAYAPHEHRPLGGYLVAMGTYAGVAATIAAVVKGAGRPVPERPAPADVVLLSIATHKLSRLLSKDAVTSPLRAPFTRYERPIGSGEVMEEVRDSGSGTRHAVGELLSCPFCLAVWVATGLTGGLVLAPRLTRLVATALTAVAASDFLQMAYAVAQQAAEGDDED; encoded by the coding sequence GTGACCGACCTGAACGAGAAGGTGGCGCGGCTACGCCGGGCGTACGCGCCGCACGAGCACCGACCGCTCGGTGGCTACCTCGTGGCCATGGGCACCTACGCCGGGGTGGCCGCGACGATCGCGGCGGTGGTGAAGGGCGCCGGCCGGCCGGTGCCGGAGCGTCCGGCGCCCGCCGACGTGGTGCTGCTGTCCATCGCGACGCACAAGCTCAGCCGGCTGCTGTCGAAGGACGCGGTGACGAGCCCGTTGCGGGCGCCGTTCACGCGGTACGAGCGGCCGATCGGCAGCGGCGAGGTGATGGAGGAGGTCCGCGACTCGGGCAGCGGCACCCGGCACGCGGTCGGGGAGCTGCTGAGCTGCCCGTTCTGCCTCGCCGTGTGGGTGGCGACCGGGCTCACCGGCGGGCTGGTGCTGGCGCCCCGGCTGACCCGCCTCGTCGCCACCGCGCTCACCGCCGTGGCGGCGTCCGACTTCCTCCAGATGGCGTACGCGGTCGCCCAGCAGGCCGCCGAGGGCGACGACGAGGACTGA
- a CDS encoding DUF3817 domain-containing protein, translating into MGAALTRYRVIAWIVGVALILLVVIGMPLKYGFDNPVVVETVGQAHGFLYMVYLVATFDLARRAGWPLKRMILVMLAGTVPFVSFFAERRVSTWVTERVESTPEPVAGAPTS; encoded by the coding sequence GTGGGCGCAGCCCTGACCCGGTACCGAGTGATCGCCTGGATCGTCGGCGTGGCGCTGATCCTGCTGGTGGTGATCGGCATGCCGCTGAAGTACGGCTTCGACAACCCGGTCGTGGTGGAGACGGTGGGCCAGGCCCACGGCTTCCTCTACATGGTCTACCTGGTGGCCACGTTCGACCTGGCCCGGCGGGCGGGCTGGCCGCTGAAGCGCATGATCCTCGTGATGCTGGCCGGTACCGTGCCGTTCGTCTCGTTCTTCGCGGAGCGACGGGTGAGCACCTGGGTGACCGAGCGCGTCGAGTCGACCCCTGAGCCGGTCGCCGGCGCGCCCACTTCCTGA